In Electrophorus electricus isolate fEleEle1 chromosome 6, fEleEle1.pri, whole genome shotgun sequence, a single genomic region encodes these proteins:
- the LOC113586816 gene encoding zinc finger protein 282 has product MIMASDGISVSFLKYELASTIDQAVRCAVETVLKETARIVGARLTAARNAAAESHRENQTLRERLDVSESELKAVRYYMTAAEKNIKQCLLLNQNQPRSNALRPSADDSAFDFPADAPDSNLMLPHGREFARKSFRSSSGRVHYSKTLPSVGLCLPTVQSDWPRSSINRRRIRTSSVVNSTSFLNDTATSRAPLETDSVLPRTEDTEDQFYITEEGVADKEYKASASTVQDFERVPEGQEAAGKDPGEPSDIGDFEFEMGAPAGNVNELGLIQVMDADEEIKQGAVKIEDEPEPHSVEPPTLDPAMVSSSSSSSSSLSRAQPQIISPLAPAGEAEIPPGLVPPVEGDAGLAGLAEPRRDGADKVHRCNVCGRGFRRFYCLKTHQRIHTGERPYPCRYCEKRFRHLDSLHKHQRIHTGERPYRCALCGCCFRELGQLKKHRLKHSPTANAVGGGGPSAGPHHTLSLLPPTTSYVWPHLNSQSLDSV; this is encoded by the exons ATGATCATGGCTTCAGACGGCATCAGTGTGTCTTTCTTGAAGTACGAACTCGCCTCTACCATCGACCAGGCGGTAAGGTGCGCGGTGGAGACGGTTTTGAAGGAGACCGCGCGGATCGTCGGTGCTAGACTAACTGCGGCGCGTAACGCCGCCGCGGAGTCGCACCGGGAGAACCAGACCCTGCGGGAGAGACTCGACGTCTCCGAGAGCGAACTCAAGGCGGTGCGTTACTACATGACAGCCGCCgagaaaaacataaaacagtgcTTGctcctgaatcagaaccagccGAGATCAAACGCGCTGCGCCCGAGCGCAGACGACTCTGCGTTTGACTTTCCCGCAGACGCCCCCGATAGCAACCTGATGCTCCCGCACGGCAGAGAGTTTGCGCGGAAATCCTTTCGAAGTTCGTCAGGAAGGGTTCACTATTCCAAAACTCTGCCCAGCGTTGGCCTTTGTTTGCCGACAGTGCAGTCTGATTGGCCCCGAAGCAGCATCAACCGGAGGAGGATTCGGACATCATCAGTAGTGAACAGCACGTCTTTTCTGAATGACACCGCAACCTCTCGAGCCCCGCTGGAAACGGATTCGGTATTGCCGAGAACCGAAGATACAGAAGACCAGTTTTACATCACCGAAGAGGGTGTAGCCGACAAAG AATACAAAGCTTCTGCCAGCACAGTGCAGGATTTTGAGAGAGTGCCAGAAGGGCAAGAGGCAGCGGGGAAAGACCCCGGTGAGCCGTCCGACATCGGTGACTTTGAGTTCGAGATGGGCGCCCCTGCAGGGAATGTTAATGAGTTGGGTCTCATCCAGGTGATGGACGCTGACGAGGAGATCAAACAGGGTGCCGTCAAAATCGAAGACGAACCCGAGCCTCATTCCGTAGAGCCCCCAACCCTTGACCCAGCAAtggtttcctcttcctcctcctcctcctcgtccctGTCCCGTGCTCAGCCCCAGATAATTTCCCCATTGGCACCTGCTGGTGAGGCTGAAATACCCCCAGGCCTGGTGCCTCCTGTGGAAGGCGATGCGGGGTTGGCAGGCCTGGCGGAGCCGCGGCGGGACGGGGCCGACAAGGTGCACCGCTGCAACGTGTGTGGGCGCGGTTTTCGCCGCTTCTACTGCCTGAAAACGCACCAGCGCATCCACACGGGCGAGCGGCCATATCCATGCCGCTACTGCGAGAAGCGCTTCCGCCACCTGGACAGCCTGCACAAGCACCAGCGCATCCACACGGGCGAGAGGCCATACCGCTGCGCTCTGTGCGGCTGCTGCTTCCGCGAGCTAGGCCAGCTCAAGAAGCACCGCCTCAAGCACTCGCCCACTGCCAACGCCGTTGGGGGTGGAGGCCCCTCGGCCGGcccccaccacaccctctcCCTGCTCCCGCCCACCACCTCCTACGTCTGGCCCCACCTCAACTCCCAGTCCCTGGATTCAGTCTGA
- the gnb2 gene encoding guanine nucleotide-binding protein G(I)/G(S)/G(T) subunit beta-2, producing MSELEQLRQEAEQLKNQIRDARKACGDSTLTQITAGLDPVGRIQMRTRRTLRGHLAKIYAMHWGSDSRLLVSASQDGKLIIWDSYTTNKIHAIPLRSSWVMTCAYAPSGNFVACGGLDNICSIYSLKTREGNVRVSRELPGHTGYLSCCRFIDDNQIITSSGDTTCALWDIETGQQTTLFSGHTGDVMSLSLSPDSRTFVSGACDASIKLWDMRDSMCRQTFTGHESDINAVCFFPSGSAFATGSDDATCRLFDLRADQELGLYSHDNIICGITSVAFSRSGRLLLAGYDDFNCNIWDAMKGDRAGVLAGHDNRVSCLGVTDDGMAVCTGSWDSFLKIWN from the exons ATGAGTGAGCTGGAGCAGCTTCGGCAGGAGGCTGAGCAGCTGAAGAACCAGATACGA GATGCGAGGAAAGCATGCGGAGACTCAACCCTTACTCag ataaCGGCAGGGCTGGACCCGGTAGGCAGAATTCAGATGCGGACgaggcgtactctgcgtggCCACTTAGCTAAAATCTACGCCATGCACTGGGGCTCCGACTCCAG GCTCCTGGTCAGTGCTTCACAAGATGGAAAACTCATCATCTGGGATAGCTACACCACGAATAAG ATCCATGCGATCCCGCTGCGGTCGTCATGGGTGATGACGTGTGCGTACGCCCCGTCGGGCAACTTCGTGGCTTGCGGTGGCCTGGACAACATCTGTTCCATCTACAGCCTGAAGACCCGCGAAGGCAACGTCCGTGTGAGCCGTGAGCTCCCTGGACACACGG gtTACCTCTCCTGCTGTCGCTTCATAGATGACAATCAGATCATCACTAGTTCAGGAGACACCACCTG tgccCTGTGGGACATCGAGACAGGCCAGCAGACCACACTGTTCTCGGGACACACGGGTGACGTCATGAGCCTGTCGCTGAGCCCGGACTCTAGGACGTTCGTGTCGGGTGCCTGCGATGCCTCCATTAAGCTCTGGGACATGCGGGACAGCATGTGCAGACAGACGTTCACAGGCCACGAGTCCGACATCAACGCCGTCTGC TTCTTCCCCAGCGGCAGTGCTTTCGCCACCGGCTCCGACGACGCCACGTGTCGCCTGTTTGACCTCCGGGCTGACCAGGAGCTGGGCCTCTACTCGCACGACAACATCATCTGTGGCATCACCTCTGTGGCCTTCTCGCGTTCGGGCCGCCTTCTGCTAGCCGGCTACGATGACTTCAACTGCAACATCTGGGACGCCATGAAGGGAGACCGCGCGG GAGTGTTGGCAGGACATGACAACCGTGTGAGCTGTCTGGGCGTGACTGACGACGGCATGGCAGTGTGCACTGGCTCCTGGGATAGCTTCCTCAAGATATGGAACTga